A single region of the Streptomyces virginiae genome encodes:
- a CDS encoding HAD family hydrolase: MNGLRAVVFDTDGVLLATADRHAAAWKETFDGCLREWQSSHAGARPRPFDAVREYRDLVDGRSRLDGVRAFLAARHVDLPPGTPEDPPGCATVHAVAARKEEVFAAMLRTGGVRTFEDVRPALQELRGKAVRCAAVSASRHARSLLESAELADCFDALVDGRDAAVLGLPGKPEPALFLEAAGRLGVPPADAAVVEDALAGVEAGHRGGFRLVVGLDREDDPRMRDALGAHGADLVLPDLGRLPAVLEGDRP; the protein is encoded by the coding sequence ATGAACGGCCTGCGCGCGGTCGTCTTCGACACCGACGGAGTGCTCCTGGCCACGGCGGACCGCCACGCGGCCGCCTGGAAGGAGACCTTCGACGGCTGCCTCCGCGAGTGGCAGTCATCGCACGCCGGTGCACGACCGCGCCCGTTCGACGCCGTCCGCGAGTACCGGGACCTGGTCGACGGCCGCTCCCGCCTCGACGGCGTACGCGCCTTCCTCGCCGCCCGTCACGTCGACCTCCCGCCCGGAACGCCTGAGGACCCGCCCGGGTGCGCCACCGTCCACGCGGTCGCCGCCCGCAAGGAGGAGGTCTTCGCCGCGATGCTGCGGACCGGCGGCGTCCGCACCTTCGAGGACGTGCGGCCGGCGCTTCAGGAACTGCGCGGGAAGGCGGTCCGGTGCGCGGCTGTCTCGGCTTCCCGGCACGCCCGCTCCCTTCTGGAGTCCGCGGAACTCGCGGACTGTTTCGACGCCCTGGTGGACGGCCGGGACGCGGCCGTGCTCGGGCTTCCGGGCAAACCCGAACCCGCACTCTTCCTCGAGGCTGCCGGCCGTCTTGGCGTGCCTCCCGCAGACGCCGCCGTGGTGGAGGACGCTCTCGCCGGCGTCGAGGCCGGACACCGGGGCGGCTTCCGGTTGGTGGTGGGGCTCGACCGCGAGGACGACCCACGCATGAGGGACGCCCTGGGCGCGCATGGCGCCGACCTCGTCCTCCCCGACCTCGGCAGGCTACCCGCCGTGCTCGAAGGCGATCGCCCGTGA